One Zonotrichia albicollis isolate bZonAlb1 chromosome 14, bZonAlb1.hap1, whole genome shotgun sequence genomic window, GCGTTTGACATAAAGTGATTTGACCTGATGTTATGCCATATTCTTGGCCAAAAAGTAATATTTCCAcaaataatttagaaaaaagAAGATCAGCACTGTAATTATAGAGCGCTGCAAAGGGTTGGAGTCGAAGAGACCCAGACCCACTGTTTGTGTTATTAGCAAATCCAAATACAGGATCAACTAGCATTGATGGAGCACAGGGTAAAGGAGATACACATTTCTCCCAGAAAAGGTAAAACTTGGGAATTTTCATTATTGAGAAGTGGGCTCAGTAATGGAAAAATCTGTGCTAGTGCTCAAAAACCCGAGTggatttattttacatttccaCTAAATGGGGATGTGGAAAAAGGAGACAAAGAAATTATTGTTCACACAAGTACATGGAGAATAAGAGTCATATTTGGGACTGAGGCAAAATCCTAGCAGAAGATGTGGTATGATGTGGTTGCAATTTGTTCTCTGAGTTTCTCTGTTGTTCTGACAGCaaagaagaaacaaagcagaactCTGTGAGGCCTTCAGCAGAGAAAGACCTCCAACCTTATCTGTCAGCCTGGTGAAAGCAGCTCCTTTTTGTTCCCTGCACCAGTCTCCACACAGCCTGCATCCCCAGCACTGAAGGGAAGGCTTGTGCCTCTTATTTTCTTGCATAGAGACATAAAAGTGAATTACAatctttctttgcagctgtcATCGTGTGGCCTCTCAATGACTTATCTGGCGACCAAAGTAAGGCTACTCAAGCAATATATTTTACGTGACCTttgcaaaaatgctgagaaTTCGTCCTACAGGCAGTGCATTTTTATTAACAGGTTTTTCCATGACTGTAAAGCCAAGAGTTGTATAATATCTGGGAGACTCTTACATTTTGAGAAGTTAATAAAAAAACCTGGCATCTGTGGGAAGAAGGAGCACAGTAATTGCAATCAGGGGAAGGCAGGGgcagtccctgctctgcaaggcagcTGGCCCCAAAGTCTCAGGGACCTGCTAGGACACAAATTGCTCTTAATCAGCCACGGTGCTCACAGCATCCTGAGGAACGAGCTGAAGGTGCTCTATGGAAACCACAGTTCTGAGAGTTTGTCTGTTAAGTGCAAGTTTGAGAAAGAAAGCAAGCTTGACCTTCACAGAATGCAAAACTTTGGCTCTGGTCCTAGCTCTTTTCACATGTGAATAGTTCCTGTGGGGCCTCTTCATGTGCTCAGAGTAACAAACAATTTCAGGATTTAGACCTTGATCTGAATCAAGGGTAGCAGCAATACCTTCTGATGAACAGAAGTATTTTGTTCACAGCATTTTCTGCATGGACAGAATTAGCCTGACTCAAACTCCTCAGTTTTGTGATGTACCTGCTCTGGTTTCTAAAGGGTTCTTGCCTTTTTCCTGGGTTTCTCCCCAATATTTGTTAAAGAACCCATCTACTCCttactcttttattttttcctttttttttaatgaaataagaatttttttactCAATTTGACTTCTGGCTGTGCATTTCAAACACAGTTGAggcagaatgctggatccattATAGTTGGACACCCCTTGGAAATCTGGACAGGTCATCCCCCCCAAGACAAGCTCCTCACTTTGCTTTCTGGACTGGCTGATGCTATGGCAGCTGATTCCTCTTGCACAGCACAAACCATCCTCAAGGTCACTTGTGTCCAAGCAATCCACAGAAATTCCTTCCCCAATTGCCTCTTCTTAGGAGTAAAATACAATTGTCCATTATGGACTTTGCTATTTTAGAAATCTTCAGTaacagcagctctgtgaaaTGGACATTAACAGGATTGATAGCCAGTCCTCATCTGTATGACACCATCGTGATGTAAACCAAACACCCAGAGCTGCactctgcttttcattttttagCCTTTTGTAGTTTCTGTATATCCCATTCTATTACAAAATGTTCAGGAATGTTGATAAATAATGACTGAACACTGACTGGTAGATGTTACTCTCAGCAGTGTGGTGCACAGCAGCCAGGACATGAACTCTAATTTGTGGGTAACGTTCTGTTTGTACATAACAAGGCACCTCTGCCATCTATAATGTATGTGGGACAAAAATAATGAAGTCATAACTTCACTAAATTCACAGAATTTAGCACTCAGTAGAGTAAAATACAATGGGCATTTGGTTAGAGTCAGGCGACTGAAATACGATATGGAAATATGACCTAGAAGAAAAGGCATTACATCTGTCCTGGAGTATTTCAGCATGGTTAATGGCCATGCAATTGCTCATTCCGACTCCATACCCAAAGAATCTCATTGAATATATGAGTTAACAGGTAAGATGGAGACAATTCAGTGAAtgactgtggattttcagaagctgGTTTTAGAACTTGCTCATCCTCTCACTTTTATACCTTTATTTCAGAGGAATTCTGGCATTTAAACTATATTTAGCGATAAAAGTGAGGCATCACCTTCATCTTGCTACAGTGAAGAAGGTAAATTAAGGCTTTCACAGGCATTTTCATactatttttaaagaagaacaaaaggaaaatgtgtGCTGTTAGGGTAAGTGCAATGGCTTTTCTTCATCAGAAGAGTTTAAAACTGTCTTGTCACCCAAGTACAGAAAAAATGCTCAGTTATTTACAAATAATTATTGTGTTCACTGAGAAGTGCCTACTGCAGTCATCTGGCAAAATACTGCAAATAATACAAGATACTCAAATTATTAAAATCAACACCACAAATTAACTATTAATTAAACTGTATTTTCACTCAAGCTGAACTCACCACCACAACCTCACCGTGCCATCACCGATCCCTGATCCCAGACTGAACTggcccccagcccccagccccggcTGCACCGCCCCGGGCATCGCCCCCGGGCGGACCCCCCGACCCAGCGCTGCCCCTCCGGGGAGCGGGGTCCGGCTCGGCCGGGACAGCCCGGCCCGACCGACACTGGAGCCGCCCGGGGGCGAGCCGGGGCCAGCGCTGCTCCCCTCGGCGGTGTCTCCCCGCCGGAGGCTGCGGCACGACCCCCCCGCCTCTGCCGTGCTCTCCGCATCCCCGAGCTCCGGCCCTAAAGCGGAGCGGAAACGTGCGGGACGCCCGCCCCACCCCGAGCCTGGGCACCCAACACCCCTGAGCCCGGGCACCCAGCATCCCCCGAATCCGGGCACTCAATATCCCCGAGCTCGGGCACCCAACACCCCTGAGCCCGGGCACCCAACACCCCTGAGCCCGGGCACCCAATAACCCCGATCCCGAACACCCAGCATTCCCCGAATCCGGGCACCCAACATCCCCGAGCCCTGGCACCCAACACCCCCGAATCCGGGCACTCAATACCCCCGAGCCCGGGCACCCAGCCCCGCCGCCGGGAAGGCTCCGCTCAGCCCCGCGCTCTATCCCCCCGGCCGCCCCCGCTCGGAGCCTTCTGGCGGTGCCCGCTCGGCAGCGGGAGCGCGGCTCGGCCGGCGGCTGCTCCGCTGCCATCCCGGGCTGCGGCGGGGGCGGTCGGAGCGGGCACCGCCGCACTGACGGGCTCGGAGGGCTGCGGAGCCGGGGGCGGCAGCTCTTCCGCGGGCACGGGCGCTCTCCCAGCCGGGGACAGGCCGAGGGGCGATCGCTCGCATGCCCTCCCGCTCCTCCGCCGCGGCGGAGGGAGGCAGGAACGCAGCGCCGATGCTGAGCTGCCCGGCCGCCCCGGGCTGCGAGCGCCGCGCCCCGCTCCGGTCCCGTTCCGAGCCCGAGTGCCGGCTCTCCCCGCTTCGCCCCTGTCTGGAGCCGCCCGCCGGGCAGTAGCGGAGGGCGGGGGGCGCCGGCGGGGACTGGGGCCGCCCCCCGGCGAGGCGGCGGAGCGGCCACGCCGCCGCTTTCGGGGGATTCTCCGAGAGGAGCGGGCAGGGCGGCTCCGGGAGGGGGAACCCCCCTCGGCCCGGCTATTCGCGTCCCCGGCGTCGCTCCTCCTCCTGGCGCTGATGTCAGCCGCGGGGAGGGCCGGCTGGCAGCGGCAGAGCGGGGCGCGGGCGGCCGCGGCAGAGCCgagccggagccgccgccgccgccgccgccgggacAGCGCGGGCTCCGGGGCGCCGCCGGCAGCGCAGCCCGCGCCCCCAGGGCCAGCCGGGCCAGCACCGGGCCAGCCCCGCCGGGAGCCGGGCGAGCGCCCAGCGGCGGCGGCTGCCTCGCGGGGGACCCGGCGCTCCGGTGCCCGCAGCCGCCCGGCCGGGGAAGGGCTGCCGGGCTGCGCTGTGGAGCCGCGCCGAGTTCAGAGGCTCTCCGCGCAACTTGGGTTACGCGGCCGGACCTCTGCGGACTGGTGCGGGGCTTCCAGAGCGCGACTGC contains:
- the LOC141730895 gene encoding uncharacterized protein LOC141730895 gives rise to the protein MQQPMQTAHRRPSPRISSFLSQPEFVLFLLDLVNYLLLQPRDDGKAVALWKPRTSPQRSGRVTQVARRASELGAAPQRSPAALPRPGGCGHRSAGSPARQPPPLGARPAPGGAGPVLARLALGARAALPAAPRSPRCPGGGGGGGSGSALPRPPAPRSAAASRPSPRLTSAPGGGATPGTRIAGPRGVPPPGAALPAPLGESPESGGVAAPPPRRGAAPVPAGAPRPPLLPGGRLQTGAKRGEPALGLGTGPERGAALAARGGRAAQHRRCVPASLRRGGGAGGHASDRPSACPRLGERPCPRKSCRPRLRSPPSPSVRRCPLRPPPPQPGMAAEQPPAEPRSRCRAGTARRLRAGAAGGIERGAERSLPGGGAGCPGSGVLSARIRGCWVPGLGDVGCPDSGNAGCSGSGLLGARAQGCWVPGLRGVGCPSSGILSARIRGMLGARAQGCWVPRLGVGRASRTFPLRFRAGARGCGEHGRGGGVVPQPPAGRHRRGEQRWPRLAPGRLQCRSGRAVPAEPDPAPRRGSAGSGGPPGGDARGGAAGAGGWGPVQSGIRDR